The following are from one region of the Terriglobia bacterium genome:
- a CDS encoding potassium channel protein, whose amino-acid sequence MKAIRNLQLVALALLVLFLLGTIGFHLIEGWPWFDSFYMVLITVTTIGYSEVHPLSHAGQIYNVFVIIIGVGLVFLLIGVVAQALLEFELTQFFGRRRMEREIDRLDGHFIVCGAGRVGRSTARELAHEPVPFVIIESTAVKMERLPPEWLVIRGDATQEAALRQAHIERAHGLVAATTTDATNIYIVLTARGLNPKLKIIARASEEDAEKHLKTAGADSVISPYHFAGHRIAQSFLRPHVLDFIDSATVRLGVDLEIAEIEVRLGSRYVGQTFRSSKMRHDTGIIVLAIKRAGSMRFNPAPDERIEAGDTLIAMGEAAGLRKLEEAAGINA is encoded by the coding sequence TTGAAAGCGATTCGCAATCTGCAGTTGGTCGCGCTAGCGCTGCTGGTGCTGTTCCTGCTGGGCACGATTGGCTTCCACCTCATCGAGGGCTGGCCGTGGTTCGACAGTTTCTACATGGTGTTGATCACGGTCACTACCATCGGCTACAGCGAAGTCCATCCCCTGTCGCATGCCGGCCAGATCTACAACGTCTTCGTGATCATCATCGGCGTCGGGCTGGTGTTCTTACTGATCGGGGTGGTGGCGCAGGCTTTGTTAGAATTCGAGCTTACGCAATTCTTCGGAAGGCGGCGCATGGAACGCGAGATCGACCGCCTCGACGGTCACTTCATTGTCTGTGGCGCAGGACGCGTTGGGCGCAGCACGGCGCGCGAGTTGGCGCACGAGCCGGTGCCGTTCGTCATCATTGAAAGTACCGCCGTCAAGATGGAGCGGCTACCGCCGGAGTGGCTGGTGATCAGGGGCGACGCCACCCAGGAGGCAGCGCTTCGCCAGGCGCATATCGAGCGCGCCCACGGGTTGGTGGCGGCCACCACCACCGACGCCACTAACATCTACATCGTGCTGACCGCACGCGGGCTCAACCCGAAGCTGAAGATCATCGCGCGCGCCAGCGAGGAAGACGCCGAGAAGCACCTGAAGACCGCGGGCGCCGACTCCGTGATCTCGCCGTACCACTTCGCCGGGCACAGGATCGCGCAGTCATTCCTGCGGCCGCATGTGCTCGATTTCATCGACTCGGCCACAGTAAGGCTTGGCGTGGACTTGGAGATCGCCGAGATCGAGGTGCGACTCGGCTCGCGCTACGTCGGCCAGACCTTCCGGTCGTCGAAGATGCGCCACGATACGGGCATCATCGTGCTAGCCATCAAACGCGCCGGCTCCATGCGCTTCAATCCCGCTCCCGACGAGCGCATCGAGGCGGGCGATACGCTGATCGCCATGGGCGAAGCGGCGGGATTGCGCAAATTGGAAGAAGCAGCGGGAATCAATGCTTAG
- a CDS encoding amino acid permease, whose product MSDLLATKPLDMILTEAGETGEHALKRALGPVNLITLGIGAIIGAGIFVLTGAAAAQYAGPAIVLSFILAGIACAFAGLCYSEFASLIPIAGSAYTYGYATLGEIFAWIIGWDLILEYAFGAATVASGWSGYVNSLLQDWGIHLPPSLTATPGTEMVLYHGRWERLATIQPALEKAGVASGSLPHITGSFNLVAFVAICLVTVILVIGIQESANFNSAVVIIKVSIVLVFIGIAAAFVTKNPSLATTNWHPFIPPNTGKFGQYGWSGVARGAAVIFFAYIGFDAVSTAAQEAKQPKRDMPIGILGSLVICTILYILVSGLLTGVVSYKALNVPDPVAVGIDATGVRWGSLLVKLGAIAGLGSVMLVMLLGQSRVFFSMSRDGLLPEWAGRVHPRFRTPYISSITVGIFVAIFASLIPIGILGELVSIGTLLAFVIVCAGVWLMRRRRPEIHRPFKTPWVPFTPIMGIVVSGLMMVSLPGDTWLRLVIWLVIGMAVYFFYGRHHSRVQLARREPVSKPPTVMAD is encoded by the coding sequence ATGTCTGATTTGCTGGCAACAAAACCACTCGACATGATTCTGACCGAGGCGGGGGAAACGGGCGAGCACGCGCTGAAGCGCGCCCTCGGCCCGGTGAACCTGATCACTCTCGGCATTGGCGCCATCATCGGCGCGGGAATTTTTGTGCTCACCGGCGCCGCCGCTGCGCAGTACGCCGGCCCGGCGATTGTCCTGTCATTCATTCTGGCGGGAATTGCGTGCGCCTTTGCCGGCTTGTGCTACTCGGAATTTGCCTCGCTGATTCCGATCGCCGGCTCCGCCTACACCTATGGCTACGCCACCCTGGGCGAGATCTTTGCCTGGATCATCGGCTGGGACCTGATCCTGGAATACGCCTTCGGCGCAGCCACCGTGGCGTCCGGCTGGAGCGGCTACGTCAACAGCCTGCTGCAGGACTGGGGCATCCACCTTCCCCCGTCGCTGACCGCTACTCCCGGTACAGAAATGGTGCTCTACCACGGCCGCTGGGAACGACTGGCGACCATCCAGCCGGCACTGGAGAAGGCGGGTGTAGCCTCCGGCTCCTTGCCACATATCACCGGGAGCTTCAACCTGGTGGCGTTCGTCGCCATCTGCCTGGTGACTGTAATTCTGGTGATTGGCATCCAGGAATCGGCGAACTTCAACTCGGCGGTCGTGATCATTAAGGTTTCGATCGTGCTCGTGTTCATCGGCATCGCGGCTGCGTTCGTGACGAAGAACCCGTCGCTCGCTACCACGAATTGGCATCCGTTTATTCCGCCCAATACAGGCAAATTCGGACAATACGGCTGGTCGGGGGTGGCGCGCGGCGCTGCCGTGATTTTCTTCGCCTACATCGGATTTGACGCGGTTTCAACCGCCGCCCAGGAGGCGAAGCAACCGAAGCGCGATATGCCCATCGGCATTCTCGGCTCGCTGGTCATCTGCACTATCCTCTACATCCTGGTTTCCGGCCTGCTGACAGGCGTGGTTTCCTACAAGGCACTCAACGTTCCGGATCCGGTTGCGGTTGGCATCGACGCCACCGGCGTGCGCTGGGGCTCGCTGCTGGTGAAGCTGGGCGCCATCGCCGGACTCGGCTCAGTGATGCTGGTGATGTTGCTCGGCCAATCGCGCGTGTTCTTCTCCATGTCGCGTGACGGTCTGCTGCCCGAATGGGCGGGCCGCGTTCACCCACGCTTTCGCACGCCTTACATTTCGTCGATCACGGTAGGAATTTTCGTGGCGATCTTCGCCTCGCTGATCCCGATCGGGATTCTCGGCGAACTGGTCTCCATCGGCACTCTGCTCGCCTTCGTCATCGTCTGCGCCGGCGTGTGGCTGATGCGACGCAGGCGGCCCGAGATCCATCGGCCATTCAAGACGCCTTGGGTGCCGTTCACGCCTATCATGGGGATCGTCGTTTCCGGCCTGATGATGGTCAGTCTGCCCGGGGACACTTGGCTCCGGCTGGTGATCTGGCTGGTGATCGGCATGGCCGTGTACTTCTTCTACGGTCGCCATCACAGCCGCGTGCAGTTGGCGAGGCGCGAACCTGTCAGCAAACCGCCGACGGTAATGGCCGACTGA
- a CDS encoding amino acid permease has protein sequence MGSMIGSGIFIVSADIARLVDSPALLIAAWLVTGVMTVIGALCYGELAAMMPKAGGQYVFLRESLGPLWGFLYGWTFFLVIQCGTIAAVGVAFGKFLGVFFPSVSSSHWILHFWKAPPIRLGPMVLGNMDVGLNTANLAGIVIIVVLSIVNVFGVRTGAMVQNIFTFAKAAALIGLVFVGILIGRTHLAEIANFGAAFWRNANWSSRFPVEVGVGGPIAMVGMLTILAVAQVGSLFSADAWNNVTFTAAEVKNPSRNLPLSLAMGTGFVILLYVAANFAYLSVLPLHGDPHGATVFARGIQYAAEDRVATAMMQAVYYQFGAGLMAAAILVSTFGCNNGLILAGARVYYAMAKDGLFFRSVARLHPTYKTPVVSLMVQMVWCSILCLSGTYGQLLDYIIFAVLVFYILTILGLFVLRVKQPNATRPYRALGYPVLPAIYILMALFIDIVLLRYKPQYTWPGLMIVLVGIPVYYLWRRSAEHAAVNG, from the coding sequence ATGGGCTCGATGATCGGCTCGGGAATCTTCATTGTCTCCGCCGACATCGCCCGCCTGGTGGATTCGCCTGCGCTGCTGATCGCCGCCTGGCTCGTCACCGGAGTCATGACCGTGATCGGCGCGCTCTGCTACGGCGAGCTGGCGGCGATGATGCCCAAGGCCGGCGGGCAATACGTCTTTTTACGCGAATCCCTCGGGCCTTTGTGGGGATTTCTGTACGGCTGGACGTTTTTTCTGGTCATCCAGTGCGGCACGATTGCCGCCGTGGGCGTGGCGTTCGGCAAGTTTCTAGGCGTCTTCTTTCCGTCGGTATCGTCGAGCCACTGGATCCTGCATTTCTGGAAGGCGCCGCCGATTCGTCTCGGTCCCATGGTGCTGGGCAACATGGACGTTGGCCTCAACACGGCGAATCTGGCCGGTATCGTGATCATCGTCGTGCTCTCCATTGTGAACGTGTTCGGGGTGCGCACCGGAGCGATGGTGCAGAACATCTTCACCTTTGCCAAGGCGGCGGCGCTGATCGGATTGGTCTTCGTCGGGATCCTGATCGGGCGCACGCACCTCGCCGAGATAGCTAACTTCGGAGCTGCCTTCTGGCGTAACGCAAACTGGAGCTCCCGTTTTCCGGTGGAAGTGGGCGTTGGTGGCCCGATTGCAATGGTCGGCATGCTGACCATTCTGGCGGTCGCGCAGGTGGGTTCGCTGTTTTCCGCCGACGCGTGGAACAACGTCACCTTCACCGCTGCCGAAGTGAAAAACCCCAGCCGCAACCTGCCGCTGTCGCTGGCGATGGGCACCGGCTTCGTGATCCTGCTCTACGTGGCCGCGAATTTCGCGTACCTCTCCGTGCTGCCGCTGCACGGCGACCCGCACGGCGCTACGGTCTTCGCCCGCGGCATCCAGTATGCCGCCGAAGACCGGGTCGCGACGGCGATGATGCAGGCCGTCTACTACCAGTTCGGCGCCGGGCTGATGGCGGCGGCGATCCTGGTCTCGACCTTTGGCTGCAACAACGGCCTGATCCTGGCGGGCGCGCGCGTCTATTACGCCATGGCCAAGGACGGGTTGTTCTTTCGCAGCGTGGCGCGCCTTCATCCTACCTACAAGACGCCGGTGGTTTCGCTGATGGTGCAGATGGTGTGGTGCTCGATCCTGTGTCTCTCCGGAACGTACGGCCAGTTGCTCGACTACATCATCTTTGCCGTGCTGGTGTTTTACATCCTCACCATCCTTGGGCTGTTCGTGTTGCGGGTGAAGCAGCCGAACGCGACGCGGCCGTACCGCGCCCTCGGCTATCCGGTATTGCCCGCCATTTACATCCTGATGGCGCTCTTTATTGATATAGTGCTGCTGCGTTACAAGCCCCAGTACACTTGGCCAGGTCTGATGATCGTTCTGGTGGGGATTCCGGTGTATTACCTGTGGCGCCGGTCTGCGGAGCACGCCGCCGTGAACGGCTGA
- the thiE gene encoding thiamine phosphate synthase, whose translation MAIDHRPPTIDHRLQAIELPRFYPILDFSCFPDDRALIQFAEDLLAAGVILLQYRNKHGSSRQMLSDARELRRLAGPSARLIMNDRADLCLAADCDGVHVGQDDLPPAAVRGIVGNRLWVGVSTHRPEQLREADRSDADYLAIGPVFATTSKANPGPVVGLDGVRAARSLTQKPLVAIGGITRANARSVIEAGADSVAVISDLLRDPRRAVEEFFAVLG comes from the coding sequence ATGGCCATCGACCATCGACCACCGACCATCGACCATCGATTACAGGCCATCGAACTTCCCCGCTTCTACCCGATCCTCGACTTCTCCTGCTTCCCGGACGATCGCGCTCTTATTCAATTTGCCGAAGACCTGCTCGCCGCCGGCGTTATCTTGCTGCAATACCGCAACAAGCACGGCAGCTCCCGCCAGATGCTTTCTGATGCCCGCGAGTTGCGGCGCCTGGCCGGCCCGAGCGCGCGGCTGATCATGAACGACCGCGCCGACCTCTGCCTGGCCGCCGATTGCGACGGCGTGCACGTTGGCCAGGACGATCTCCCGCCCGCCGCCGTTCGCGGGATCGTCGGAAACCGGCTCTGGGTAGGCGTTTCCACGCATCGCCCCGAACAGCTCCGCGAGGCCGATCGGAGCGATGCCGACTACCTTGCCATCGGTCCAGTGTTTGCCACCACCAGCAAGGCGAATCCCGGTCCGGTCGTCGGGCTCGATGGCGTGCGCGCCGCCCGGTCTCTGACGCAGAAGCCGCTGGTAGCGATTGGTGGGATCACGCGGGCAAACGCGCGGTCGGTGATTGAGGCGGGCGCCGATTCGGTTGCGGTCATCTCCGATCTGCTCCGCGACCCGCGCCGCGCGGTGGAAGAATTCTTTGCCGTTCTAGGCTGA
- the accC gene encoding acetyl-CoA carboxylase biotin carboxylase subunit: MFNRILIANRGEIALRVICACKELGIRTVAIYSDADRNSLHVRFADEAICIGPPRLSLSYLNIPAVISAAEIANVDAIHPGYGLLSENANFAEVCETCGIKFIGPPPEITRLMGEKEKAREAMKQAGVPILPGSDGVVQSAGEAAEWARQVGFPVIVKASAGGGGRGMRVLRSEAELPNLFHAAQSEAAAAFGNGDLYLEKFIEHPRHIEFQILADSFGNVVSLGERECSIQRRHQKLLEEAPSVAVTPELRARMGKLLAEVLNKIGYVNAGTVEFLMDEDGSLHFIEMNTRIQVEHAVTEMVTDVDLVKSQIRIAMGEKLETVLQGPITTRGHAIECRINAEHPEKFTPSAGKITTFHPPGGTGVRVDTAAYAEAVIPPYYDSLIAKLVVRGRDREEAISRMTRALEMFIVEGIYTSIPLHRRIVADADFRAGRTDNRFMERLLAASKAAD, encoded by the coding sequence TTGTTCAACAGAATTCTCATCGCCAATCGCGGGGAAATCGCCCTCCGCGTCATCTGCGCCTGCAAGGAACTGGGCATCCGCACGGTTGCCATCTACAGCGATGCGGACCGGAACTCGCTGCATGTACGCTTCGCCGACGAGGCCATCTGCATCGGGCCGCCGCGGCTTAGCTTGAGCTATCTCAACATCCCCGCCGTAATCAGCGCCGCCGAGATCGCCAACGTGGACGCCATCCACCCCGGCTACGGACTGCTCAGCGAGAATGCCAACTTCGCTGAAGTATGCGAGACCTGCGGCATCAAGTTCATCGGCCCGCCGCCGGAGATCACGCGCCTGATGGGCGAGAAAGAGAAAGCGCGCGAGGCCATGAAGCAGGCGGGCGTGCCCATCCTGCCCGGCTCGGACGGCGTGGTGCAGTCGGCGGGCGAGGCCGCCGAGTGGGCGCGGCAGGTCGGGTTCCCGGTCATCGTGAAAGCCTCGGCCGGCGGCGGCGGGCGCGGCATGAGGGTCCTCCGCAGCGAGGCCGAACTGCCCAACCTGTTTCACGCCGCCCAGTCCGAGGCGGCGGCGGCGTTCGGCAATGGCGACCTCTACCTGGAGAAATTTATCGAGCATCCGCGCCACATCGAGTTTCAAATCCTGGCCGACAGCTTCGGCAACGTGGTCTCGCTCGGCGAGCGCGAGTGCTCCATCCAACGCCGTCACCAGAAACTGCTGGAGGAAGCGCCTTCGGTGGCGGTCACGCCCGAACTGCGCGCTCGCATGGGCAAATTGCTGGCCGAGGTATTGAACAAAATCGGGTACGTCAACGCCGGCACGGTCGAGTTCCTCATGGATGAAGATGGCAGCCTGCACTTCATCGAGATGAACACGCGCATCCAGGTCGAGCACGCCGTCACCGAGATGGTCACCGACGTGGATCTGGTCAAGAGCCAGATACGGATCGCCATGGGGGAAAAGCTGGAGACGGTGCTGCAGGGGCCGATCACCACTCGCGGACACGCTATCGAGTGCCGCATCAATGCCGAGCACCCGGAGAAGTTCACACCGTCGGCGGGGAAGATCACCACCTTCCACCCGCCGGGCGGCACCGGGGTGCGGGTCGACACCGCCGCCTACGCCGAGGCTGTCATTCCGCCCTACTACGATTCCCTCATCGCGAAATTGGTGGTGCGGGGCCGGGACCGCGAGGAAGCGATCTCGCGCATGACCCGCGCGCTGGAGATGTTCATTGTCGAGGGCATCTACACCAGCATCCCGCTGCACCGGCGCATCGTTGCCGATGCCGACTTTCGCGCCGGACGCACCGACAACCGGTTCATGGAACGCTTGCTGGCCGCGAGCAAGGCCGCCGATTAA
- the accB gene encoding acetyl-CoA carboxylase biotin carboxyl carrier protein — translation MNQKELKELIEFLIEKDIAEFELERGDVKVRIKRAHADANPGTETRYVLAAPAQPAPAAVPPAPVAPPQAVPASPATAPASPAAEQAEEAGVHTIRSPIVGTLYEAPSPGAPPFVKVGDTVSVGQVLCIIEAMKLMNEIESDYAGEIVKRYVNNAQPVEYGQPLFAIRPK, via the coding sequence ATGAATCAGAAAGAGCTCAAGGAGCTGATCGAATTCCTCATTGAGAAGGACATCGCCGAGTTCGAACTCGAGCGCGGCGACGTCAAGGTGCGCATCAAGCGTGCCCACGCCGACGCGAACCCGGGCACCGAAACGCGCTACGTGCTGGCCGCGCCCGCGCAACCCGCGCCCGCAGCGGTTCCGCCGGCGCCGGTAGCGCCGCCGCAAGCCGTCCCGGCATCGCCCGCCACCGCACCTGCGTCGCCGGCTGCGGAGCAGGCGGAGGAGGCCGGGGTGCACACGATCCGCTCGCCCATCGTCGGCACCTTGTACGAGGCGCCGTCGCCGGGCGCGCCGCCCTTCGTCAAGGTTGGCGACACCGTCAGCGTCGGCCAGGTGCTGTGCATCATCGAGGCCATGAAGCTGATGAACGAGATCGAATCCGACTATGCTGGCGAGATCGTGAAGCGGTACGTCAACAACGCACAACCGGTCGAGTACGGGCAGCCGCTGTTCGCCATCCGTCCAAAATGA